The proteins below come from a single Cervus canadensis isolate Bull #8, Minnesota chromosome 2, ASM1932006v1, whole genome shotgun sequence genomic window:
- the DIRAS3 gene encoding GTP-binding protein Di-Ras3 — MGNSCFGLKERLMKRLRPLPTVIVIRTCLPQRRSRDFRVVVLGSAGVGKSALVQRWVRGNFREAYLPTIEDTYRQALGCSHKAGALHITDTTGGRRYRGLQRLAIARGHAFILVYSITRKQTLEELKPLYELIRQLKGNNPQKCPVILVGNKCDESRREVSEKEGAAYACEWNCAFLETSAKMNINVQELFQLLINFEKKPAAAAAPAGTQPPQKKSQIPKTAEKLLGKCIVM; from the coding sequence ATGGGCAACTCCTGCTTCGGCCTCAAGGAACGGCTGATGAAGCGGCTGCGGCCTCTGCCGACCGTGATCGTCATCCGCACCTGCCTGCCCCAGAGAAGGAGCAGAGATTTCCGCGTGGTGGTGCTCGGCTCGGCCGGCGTGGGCAAGAGCGCGCTGGTGCAAAGGTGGGTGCGCGGCAACTTCCGTGAGGCGTACCTGCCGACCATCGAAGATACCTACCGCCAGGCGCTAGGCTGCAGCCACAAGGCGGGCGCGCTGCACATCACCGACACCACCGGTGGCCGCCGCTACCGGGGCCTGCAGCGCCTTGCCATTGCCAGGGGTCACGCCTTCATCCTGGTTTATTCTATCACCAGGAAGCAAACCCTGGAGGAGCTGAAGCCGCTCTATGAGCTGATCCGTCAACTCAAAGGTAACAACCCGCAAAAGTGCCCCGTCATCCTGGTGGGCAACAAGTGCGATGAGAGCCGTCGGGAGGTGAGTGAGAAGGAAGGTGCTGCCTATGCGTGCGAGTGGAATTGCGCCTTCTTGGAGACCTCGGCCAAGATGAATATCAACGTCCAGGAGCTGTTCCAGTTGCTGATTAATTTCGAGAAGAAGCCGGCCGCCGCCGCAGCCCCTGCCGGCACCCAGCCGCCGCAGAAGAAGTCCCAGATCCCGAAGACCGCCGAGAAGCTGCTGGGCAAGTGCATCGTCATGTAA